A DNA window from Carassius gibelio isolate Cgi1373 ecotype wild population from Czech Republic chromosome A6, carGib1.2-hapl.c, whole genome shotgun sequence contains the following coding sequences:
- the LOC128015436 gene encoding homeobox protein GBX-2-like → MSAAFSTPFMMMQRPVGSTTAFSIDSLIGGPPQPSPGHFVYTGYPMFMPYRSVVLPPPPPPPPPTLPQSGLPATHPHHPIPGLPSGFCSSLAQGMALTSTLMATLPGGFSTSPSQQHQDAARKLGSQSIHAMFDKSQDIRLDGEDGKTFPTKDSASLPSFHDSQCVHTSTVRGHIKDDTKEDECHRKDESFSMDSDLDYSSDDNGPGNAMCHREDGDANGGLDDGVHGGNGAGNTTSTGKNRRRRTAFTSEQLLELEKEFHCKKYLSLTERSQIAHALKLSEVQVKIWFQNRRAKWKRVKAGNVNSKTGEHSRNPKIVVPIPVHVSRFAIRSQHQQLEQARP, encoded by the exons ATGAGTGCAGCTTTCAGCACACCGTTCATGATGATGCAGCGTCCGGTGGGAAGCACCACTGCATTCAGCATCGACTCGCTCATCGGAGGTCCACCGCAGCCCAGTCCGGGACATTTCGTGTACACGGGCTATCCCATGTTTATGCCCTATCGGTCAGTGGTGCTTCCTCCgcctcctccaccacctcctccaacTCTTCCTCAGAGCGGTCTCCCCGCCACCCATCCGCACCACCCGATCCCTGGGTTACCCAGCGGGTTCTGCTCCAGCCTGGCGCAGGGCATGGCGCTCACATCCACGCTAATGGCCACGTTACCCGGCGGCTTCTCCACCTCGCCGTCTCAGCAGCATCAGGACGCGGCGAGGAAGCTCGGCTCTCAGTCTATTCACGCCATGTTCGATAAATCTCAGGACATTCGTTTGGATGGAGAAGACGGGAAAACGTTTCCAACGAAAGATTCAGCGAGCCTTCCGTCATTTCACGACTCGCAGTGCGTTCACACTTCTACAG TCCGAGGTCACATCAAAGACGACACGAAGGAGGATGAGTGTCACAGGAAAGATGAGAGCTTCTCCATGGACAGTGATTTAGATTACAGCTCCGATGATAACGGGCCCGGTAACGCCATGTGTCATAGGGAAGATGGAGACGCCAACGGAGGACTGGACGATGGCGTCCACGGCGGGAATGGGGCCGGGAACACCACGTCCACCGGGAAAAATCGGAGAAGGAGGACCGCTTTTACGAGCGAGCAGCTCTTAGAACTGGAGAAGGAGTTTCACTGTAAGAAATATCTTTCCCTCACAGAACGCTCGCAGATCGCCCATGCGTTAAAGCTCAGCGAGGTGCAGGTCAAGATCTGGTTCCAGAACCGGAGAGCCAAGTGGAAACGGGTCAAAGCGGGCAATGTGAACTCCAAAACTGGAGAGCACTCGAGAAACCCGAAAATTGTGGTGCCCATTCCGGTGCACGTTAGTCGGTTTGCGATTCGCAGCCAGCACCAACAGTTAGAACAGGCCAGACCTTGA